In Osmerus mordax isolate fOsmMor3 unplaced genomic scaffold, fOsmMor3.pri Scaffold_101, whole genome shotgun sequence, the following are encoded in one genomic region:
- the LOC136939055 gene encoding gelsolin-like isoform X2, whose translation MAYHPEFERAGQQPGLQVWRIEKFDLVPVPENLYGGFYTGDAYLVLNTIKQRSGNLQYDLHFWLGDFCSQDESGSAAIFTVQMDDYLGGKPIQYREVQGHESKPFLGYFKSGIKYMKGGVASGFKHVVTNEVIMQRVLQVKGRRVVRATEVPVSWDSFNQGDCFIVDLGNEIYQWCGSQSNRFEKLKATQLAKGIRDNERSGRARVYVCDEGAERDKMLEVLGAKPELPEGVTDDVKADSSNRKLAKLYKVSDASGDMAIALVAAENPFSQGALESTDCFILDHGSDGKIFVWKGKDANMEERKVAMKTAEEFIKKMGYPKQTQIQILPEMGETPLFKQFFKNWRDKDQTEGLGVAYISNSIAKIEKVAFDASTLHESAPMAAQHGMVDGGTGEKQIWRIEGADKVSVEPSTYGQFYGGDSYIILYNYQHAGRQGHIIYMWQGADSSQDEIGASAILGAQLDDELGGGPVQVRVVQGKEPAHLMSLFGGMPMVVYKGGTSRDGGQSAPSETRLFQVRSNSAGCTRAVEVDATASNLNSNDAFLLVTPAETFLWAGQGANETEKQGAQQLCDILGVSASELPEGGESGEFWDALGGQTEYRTSSRLKNKMDTHPPRLFACSNKTGNFVIEEVPGEMTQEDLATDDVMILDTYEQVFVWIGNEAHEEEKTEAMGSAARYIETDPANRDRRTPIVKIKQGFEPPTFSGWFLGWDHEYWTSDPLERAMAELEL comes from the exons atGGCGTACCACCCAGAGTTTGAGCGTGCGGGGCAGCAGCCTGGCCTGCAGGTTTGGAGGATTGAGAAGTTCGACCTGGTTCCCGTCCCGGAGAACCTGTACGGAGGGTTCTACACAGGAGACGCCTACCTGGTGCTCAACACCATCAAGCAGCGCTCCGGGAACCTGCAGTATGACCTGCACTTCTGGCTGG GGGACTTCTGCTCCCAGGATGAGAGCGGCTCGGCGGCCATTTTCACGGTCCAGATGGACGACTACCTGGGAGGTAAACCCATCCAGTACCGAGAGGTCCAGGGCCACGAGTCCAAACCCTTCCTGGGGTACTTCAAGTCTGGCATCAAGTACATG aaAGGAGGCGTGGCGTCCGGGTTCAAGCACGTTGTCACCAACGAGGTCATCATGCAGCGTGTGCTGCAGGTCAAAGGTCGTCGCGTTGTCCGGGCAACTGAGGTTCCGGTCTCCTGGGACAGCTTTAACCAGGGAGACTGTTTCATTGTGGACCTGGGGAAT GAGATCTACCAGTGGTGCGGTTCCCAGAGCAACCGCTTCGAGAAGCTCAAGGCCACTCAGCTGGCGAAGGGTATCCGTGACAACGAGCGCAGCGGTCGAGcgcgcgtgtacgtgtgtgacgagggggcggagcgaGACAAAATGCTGGAG GTGTTGGGAGCCAAACCAGAGCTTCCTGAAGGAGTCACCGATGACGTCAAAGCCGACtcctcaaacaggaagttggccaAACTGTACAAG gtatCTGACGCCAGTGGAGACATGGCCATTGCTCTGGTGGCGGCGGAGAACCCGTTCTCCCAGGGTGCCCTGGAGTCCACCGACTGCTTCATCCTGGACCACGGCTCCGACGGGAAGATCTTCGTGTGGAAAG gcaaggATGCGAACATGGAGGAGCGCAAGGTGGCCATGAAGACTGCGGAAGAGTTCATCAAGAAGATGGGCTACCCCAAGCAGACCCAGATCCAGATCCTGCCGGAGATGGGCGAGACTCCGCTCTTCAAGCAGTTCTTCAAGAACTGGCGGGACAAGGACCAGACGGAGGGCCTGGGCGTGGCCTACATCTCCAACAGCATCGCAAAGATCGAGAAGGTGGCCTTCGACGCCTCCACCCTCCACGAGTCTGCCCCCATGGCTGCCCAGCACGGCATGGTAGACGGGGGCACCGGAGAGAAGCAG atctggCGTATCGAGGGAGCGGATAAGGTGTCCGTGGAGCCGTCCACGTACGGGCAGTTCTACGGAGGAGACAGCTACATCATCCTCTACAACTACCAGCACGCTGGCCGGCAAGGCCACATCATCTACATGTG GCAGGGAGCAGACTCGTCCCAGGATGAGATCGGGGCGTCCGCCATCTTGGGTGCCCAGTTGGACGATGAGCTTGGCGGAGGTCCAGTTCAG gtaaGGGTGGTGCAGGGGAAGGAGCCGGCCCATCTGATGAGCCTGTTTGGGGGGATGCCCATGGTGGTGTACAAGGGAGGTACGTCTAGAGACGGGGGCCAGAGTGCCCCCTCCGAGACACGCCTCTTCCAGGTGCGTTCCAACTCCGCGGGGTGCACACGGGCGGTGGAG GTTGACGCGACGGCGTCCAACCTGAACTCCAATGACGCCTTCCTGCTAGTGACGCCGGCGGAGACCTTCCTGTGGGCGGGGCAGGGCGCCAACgaaacagagaaacagggagCCCAGCAGCTGTGCGACATCCTGGGTGTGTCCGCGTCTGAGCTTCCGGAGGGCGGAGAGAGCG GTGAGTTCTGGGATGCcctgggaggacagacagagtacCGCACCTCCTCCAGACTCAAGAACAAGAtggacacccacccacccaggcTCTTCGCCTGCTCCAACAAGACGGGCAACTTCGTG ATCGAGGAGGTACCAGGGGAGATGACCCAGGAGGACTTGGCTACGGATGATGTGATGATCCTGGACACCTATGAGCAG GTGTTTGTCTGGATCGGTAACGAGGCTCACGAGGAGGAGAAGACGGAGGCCATGGGCTCGG ctgCCAGGTACATCGAGACCGACCCGGCCAACCGTGACCGCCGCACCCCCATCGTGAAGATCAAGCAGGGCTTCGAGCCCCCAACCTTCTCCGGGTGGTTCCTGGGCTGGGACCACGAGTACTGGACCAGCGACCCTCTGGAGCGCGCCATGGCTGAGCTGGAGCTGtga
- the LOC136939055 gene encoding gelsolin-like isoform X1 has protein sequence MAYHPEFERAGQQPGLQVWRIEKFDLVPVPENLYGGFYTGDAYLVLNTIKQRSGNLQYDLHFWLGDFCSQDESGSAAIFTVQMDDYLGGKPIQYREVQGHESKPFLGYFKSGIKYMKGGVASGFKHVVTNEVIMQRVLQVKGRRVVRATEVPVSWDSFNQGDCFIVDLGNEIYQWCGSQSNRFEKLKATQLAKGIRDNERSGRARVYVCDEGAERDKMLEVLGAKPELPEGVTDDVKADSSNRKLAKLYKVSDASGDMAIALVAAENPFSQGALESTDCFILDHGSDGKIFVWKGKDANMEERKVAMKTAEEFIKKMGYPKQTQIQILPEMGETPLFKQFFKNWRDKDQTEGLGVAYISNSIAKIEKVAFDASTLHESAPMAAQHGMVDGGTGEKQIWRIEGADKVSVEPSTYGQFYGGDSYIILYNYQHAGRQGHIIYMWQGADSSQDEIGASAILGAQLDDELGGGPVQVAGAPMTTQVRVVQGKEPAHLMSLFGGMPMVVYKGGTSRDGGQSAPSETRLFQVRSNSAGCTRAVEVDATASNLNSNDAFLLVTPAETFLWAGQGANETEKQGAQQLCDILGVSASELPEGGESGEFWDALGGQTEYRTSSRLKNKMDTHPPRLFACSNKTGNFVIEEVPGEMTQEDLATDDVMILDTYEQVFVWIGNEAHEEEKTEAMGSAARYIETDPANRDRRTPIVKIKQGFEPPTFSGWFLGWDHEYWTSDPLERAMAELEL, from the exons atGGCGTACCACCCAGAGTTTGAGCGTGCGGGGCAGCAGCCTGGCCTGCAGGTTTGGAGGATTGAGAAGTTCGACCTGGTTCCCGTCCCGGAGAACCTGTACGGAGGGTTCTACACAGGAGACGCCTACCTGGTGCTCAACACCATCAAGCAGCGCTCCGGGAACCTGCAGTATGACCTGCACTTCTGGCTGG GGGACTTCTGCTCCCAGGATGAGAGCGGCTCGGCGGCCATTTTCACGGTCCAGATGGACGACTACCTGGGAGGTAAACCCATCCAGTACCGAGAGGTCCAGGGCCACGAGTCCAAACCCTTCCTGGGGTACTTCAAGTCTGGCATCAAGTACATG aaAGGAGGCGTGGCGTCCGGGTTCAAGCACGTTGTCACCAACGAGGTCATCATGCAGCGTGTGCTGCAGGTCAAAGGTCGTCGCGTTGTCCGGGCAACTGAGGTTCCGGTCTCCTGGGACAGCTTTAACCAGGGAGACTGTTTCATTGTGGACCTGGGGAAT GAGATCTACCAGTGGTGCGGTTCCCAGAGCAACCGCTTCGAGAAGCTCAAGGCCACTCAGCTGGCGAAGGGTATCCGTGACAACGAGCGCAGCGGTCGAGcgcgcgtgtacgtgtgtgacgagggggcggagcgaGACAAAATGCTGGAG GTGTTGGGAGCCAAACCAGAGCTTCCTGAAGGAGTCACCGATGACGTCAAAGCCGACtcctcaaacaggaagttggccaAACTGTACAAG gtatCTGACGCCAGTGGAGACATGGCCATTGCTCTGGTGGCGGCGGAGAACCCGTTCTCCCAGGGTGCCCTGGAGTCCACCGACTGCTTCATCCTGGACCACGGCTCCGACGGGAAGATCTTCGTGTGGAAAG gcaaggATGCGAACATGGAGGAGCGCAAGGTGGCCATGAAGACTGCGGAAGAGTTCATCAAGAAGATGGGCTACCCCAAGCAGACCCAGATCCAGATCCTGCCGGAGATGGGCGAGACTCCGCTCTTCAAGCAGTTCTTCAAGAACTGGCGGGACAAGGACCAGACGGAGGGCCTGGGCGTGGCCTACATCTCCAACAGCATCGCAAAGATCGAGAAGGTGGCCTTCGACGCCTCCACCCTCCACGAGTCTGCCCCCATGGCTGCCCAGCACGGCATGGTAGACGGGGGCACCGGAGAGAAGCAG atctggCGTATCGAGGGAGCGGATAAGGTGTCCGTGGAGCCGTCCACGTACGGGCAGTTCTACGGAGGAGACAGCTACATCATCCTCTACAACTACCAGCACGCTGGCCGGCAAGGCCACATCATCTACATGTG GCAGGGAGCAGACTCGTCCCAGGATGAGATCGGGGCGTCCGCCATCTTGGGTGCCCAGTTGGACGATGAGCTTGGCGGAGGTCCAGTTCAG gtggctGGGGCTCCTATGACTACCCAG gtaaGGGTGGTGCAGGGGAAGGAGCCGGCCCATCTGATGAGCCTGTTTGGGGGGATGCCCATGGTGGTGTACAAGGGAGGTACGTCTAGAGACGGGGGCCAGAGTGCCCCCTCCGAGACACGCCTCTTCCAGGTGCGTTCCAACTCCGCGGGGTGCACACGGGCGGTGGAG GTTGACGCGACGGCGTCCAACCTGAACTCCAATGACGCCTTCCTGCTAGTGACGCCGGCGGAGACCTTCCTGTGGGCGGGGCAGGGCGCCAACgaaacagagaaacagggagCCCAGCAGCTGTGCGACATCCTGGGTGTGTCCGCGTCTGAGCTTCCGGAGGGCGGAGAGAGCG GTGAGTTCTGGGATGCcctgggaggacagacagagtacCGCACCTCCTCCAGACTCAAGAACAAGAtggacacccacccacccaggcTCTTCGCCTGCTCCAACAAGACGGGCAACTTCGTG ATCGAGGAGGTACCAGGGGAGATGACCCAGGAGGACTTGGCTACGGATGATGTGATGATCCTGGACACCTATGAGCAG GTGTTTGTCTGGATCGGTAACGAGGCTCACGAGGAGGAGAAGACGGAGGCCATGGGCTCGG ctgCCAGGTACATCGAGACCGACCCGGCCAACCGTGACCGCCGCACCCCCATCGTGAAGATCAAGCAGGGCTTCGAGCCCCCAACCTTCTCCGGGTGGTTCCTGGGCTGGGACCACGAGTACTGGACCAGCGACCCTCTGGAGCGCGCCATGGCTGAGCTGGAGCTGtga